In one Hymenobacter sp. DG25B genomic region, the following are encoded:
- the kdsA gene encoding 3-deoxy-8-phosphooctulonate synthase — protein sequence MLTTLANHLPHFRNTNSGQFFLMAGPCVIEGEDMALRIAEQVRRLTDKYQIPYIFKGSYRKANRSRLDSFTGIGDETALRILQKVGREMGVPTVTDIHESGEAAFAAEYVDVLQIPAFLCRQTDLLVAAAATGKVVNIKKGQFLNGEAMQFAVDKVQQTSSSPVILTDRGNSFGYSDLVVDFRNLPAMRAFGVPVVMDVTHSLQRPNQSSGVTGGQPALIETIAKAAIAVGADGLFIETHPTPATAKSDGANMLPLDQLEALLVKLTRVREAIR from the coding sequence ATGCTCACCACTCTCGCCAACCACCTGCCGCATTTCCGGAATACCAATTCCGGCCAGTTCTTTCTCATGGCCGGCCCCTGCGTTATTGAAGGGGAAGACATGGCCCTGCGCATTGCGGAGCAGGTGCGGCGCCTCACCGACAAATACCAGATTCCCTACATCTTCAAAGGCTCCTACCGCAAAGCCAACCGTTCCCGTCTCGATTCCTTTACCGGCATCGGCGACGAAACGGCGCTGCGCATTCTGCAGAAGGTAGGCCGCGAAATGGGCGTGCCCACCGTCACGGATATTCACGAATCGGGGGAGGCCGCTTTTGCCGCGGAGTACGTGGATGTATTGCAGATTCCCGCTTTCCTGTGCCGCCAGACCGATTTGCTGGTAGCCGCTGCGGCCACGGGCAAAGTAGTGAACATTAAAAAGGGCCAGTTTCTGAACGGCGAGGCTATGCAGTTTGCCGTGGATAAAGTGCAGCAAACCAGCAGCTCGCCCGTTATCCTCACCGACCGGGGTAATTCCTTTGGCTATTCCGACCTGGTAGTCGATTTCCGGAACCTGCCCGCTATGCGCGCTTTTGGGGTGCCGGTAGTGATGGACGTAACTCACTCCCTGCAGCGCCCCAACCAAAGCAGCGGCGTAACCGGCGGCCAGCCCGCCCTCATCGAAACCATTGCCAAAGCCGCCATTGCCGTGGGTGCCGACGGCCTGTTCATTGAAACCCACCCCACGCCCGCCACGGCTAAGTCGGA
- a CDS encoding methyltransferase domain-containing protein, with protein sequence MQVAPTLDASYWRNRYEAGRTGWDTGTITPPLQAYFEQLTGPDDRRILIPGAGRAYEAEYLHRQGYTQVWVADVAPEPLQELRSRVPDFPAEHLLLQDFFQLEPQPAFDLIVEQTFFCALPPSLRPAYAAQCANLLVPGGTLMGLLFQKDFGASPEPPFGGTPEEYRGYFAPYFDFHHFDTAYNSIPPRQGAELFICLKKKIS encoded by the coding sequence ATGCAAGTTGCACCAACCCTCGATGCGTCCTATTGGCGCAACCGCTATGAGGCCGGCCGCACCGGCTGGGATACGGGTACTATTACCCCGCCGCTACAAGCGTATTTTGAGCAGCTGACCGGCCCCGATGACCGCCGTATTCTGATACCGGGGGCCGGCCGGGCCTATGAGGCCGAGTATCTGCACCGGCAGGGGTATACCCAGGTGTGGGTGGCCGATGTGGCTCCCGAGCCGCTGCAGGAGCTGCGTAGCCGCGTGCCGGATTTCCCGGCAGAACACCTCCTGCTACAGGATTTTTTTCAGTTGGAGCCTCAGCCCGCCTTTGATCTTATAGTAGAGCAAACGTTTTTTTGCGCCCTGCCTCCCAGCTTGCGGCCCGCGTATGCGGCACAATGCGCCAATTTATTGGTGCCGGGCGGCACGCTGATGGGCCTCCTGTTCCAGAAAGATTTTGGCGCTTCACCCGAGCCGCCGTTTGGCGGCACCCCGGAAGAATACCGGGGCTACTTTGCTCCTTATTTCGATTTTCATCATTTCGACACGGCCTATAACTCCATTCCGCCCCGCCAGGGCGCGGAGTTGTTTATCTGCCTGAAGAAAAAAATCAGCTGA